The following coding sequences are from one uncultured Desulfobacter sp. window:
- a CDS encoding ATP-binding protein, whose amino-acid sequence MPDQIGPTTALKGSLKQRSLAATLTLLLTLTVTVVTLALAGMMYVAMSKSEYRQLEEKADSFMSSIDDVLEIPLWDMDRENIKKIGQAYANDEVFEYLEIQDHLNTTFFKYSRDRSAPVIRKSGEIFHAGRLVGHIHIAFTTQGLIHRNHNILFSGLGILILIIFTLTLVTGLFFRAVLGNLFRRLNAISDALALGKDIKPEQEIAYREFHPLLGILGNMRDRLNVQILEIKNAEKKYRTIFENAVEGIFKSTPDGRFVDVNPAMARMLGYESPQALTHAISDIGEQLYVSPERRDEFIRQIRTQKAVTDFHTEFRTKDGQTVWLAIYSKPVRGNDGKLEYIEGMALDITRQKKAEAERKKLETQLIHSQKLESVGRLAGGVAHDFNNMLGIILGYSDMMLQTVTPKDPNYERLIAISSAANRSAGLTGQLLAFASQQAVAPKILDLNKKVRDMINMLKRLIGEDIDLKFLPGEDIGMVNIDPTQLDQILVNLCINARDAVGANGRITIATGHIFIDDAYCRQHSDAVVGDYVTLSISDNGCGMAPFILDNIFEPFFTTKEDKEGAGLGLSSVYGIVKQNNGSIRVHSEPGRGTVFTIHLPECPDAIPSAGDETFTNPSFKGKETILLVEDEKPLLELGRETLEQMGYTVLATESPKQAIRIAAEHPGEIQLLMTDIIMPEMNGLELANTLLREHPGIKCLYVSGYTTDIFSSHKALDGNVHFLQKPFTKKDLEKMLHTILT is encoded by the coding sequence ATGCCGGATCAAATCGGGCCGACCACTGCTTTAAAGGGTTCGTTAAAACAACGCTCCCTTGCGGCAACGCTGACACTGCTTTTAACATTGACGGTGACGGTTGTTACCCTGGCTCTGGCCGGGATGATGTACGTTGCCATGTCAAAGAGCGAATACCGGCAACTGGAGGAAAAGGCCGACAGTTTTATGTCATCAATTGATGATGTATTGGAAATTCCTTTATGGGATATGGATCGTGAAAATATAAAAAAAATCGGCCAGGCTTATGCCAATGATGAGGTGTTTGAATACCTTGAGATCCAGGATCATCTTAACACCACGTTTTTTAAATATTCCCGGGATCGAAGCGCACCGGTTATCCGTAAATCCGGTGAAATTTTTCATGCCGGCCGGCTTGTGGGACATATCCATATTGCCTTTACCACCCAGGGGTTGATACACCGCAATCACAACATACTTTTTTCGGGCCTTGGTATACTTATCTTAATTATTTTTACCTTGACCCTGGTAACGGGCCTGTTTTTCAGGGCGGTGCTTGGCAATCTTTTTCGACGTCTTAATGCCATATCAGATGCATTGGCCCTGGGAAAAGATATAAAGCCCGAACAAGAAATTGCCTATCGTGAGTTTCATCCCCTGCTCGGTATTCTTGGGAATATGCGAGATCGGCTTAATGTGCAGATCCTAGAAATTAAAAATGCAGAAAAAAAATATCGAACGATCTTTGAAAATGCGGTGGAGGGAATATTCAAGTCCACCCCCGACGGCCGTTTCGTTGATGTCAACCCCGCCATGGCCAGAATGCTCGGCTATGAATCTCCCCAGGCATTAACCCACGCCATCTCCGATATTGGAGAACAGCTTTATGTGAGCCCCGAACGCAGAGACGAATTTATCCGGCAGATCAGAACCCAAAAAGCGGTAACCGATTTTCACACCGAATTTCGGACAAAGGATGGACAAACCGTATGGCTGGCAATTTATTCGAAACCTGTCCGGGGCAATGACGGCAAACTTGAATACATTGAGGGCATGGCCCTGGATATCACCCGGCAAAAAAAGGCCGAAGCGGAACGCAAAAAGCTGGAAACCCAATTGATTCATTCCCAGAAGCTTGAGTCCGTAGGCCGGCTTGCAGGCGGCGTTGCCCATGATTTCAATAACATGCTCGGCATAATTTTAGGGTATTCAGATATGATGCTGCAAACCGTCACGCCCAAGGACCCCAATTATGAAAGGCTGATTGCCATAAGCTCAGCTGCCAACCGGTCAGCCGGGCTGACAGGTCAACTCCTTGCCTTTGCAAGCCAGCAGGCGGTTGCGCCTAAGATTTTGGATTTAAACAAAAAAGTTCGTGATATGATAAATATGCTCAAACGTTTGATAGGGGAGGATATTGATTTAAAATTTTTACCGGGTGAAGATATCGGCATGGTGAATATAGATCCCACCCAGCTGGATCAGATATTGGTGAATCTGTGTATTAATGCCAGGGATGCCGTGGGCGCAAACGGCCGGATTACCATTGCAACCGGACATATCTTTATTGATGATGCCTATTGCCGACAACATTCGGATGCTGTTGTGGGAGACTATGTTACCCTTTCCATTAGTGATAACGGCTGCGGCATGGCGCCTTTCATCCTTGACAATATTTTTGAGCCTTTCTTTACAACCAAAGAAGATAAAGAGGGGGCCGGTTTAGGGCTTTCCTCCGTTTACGGTATCGTTAAACAGAACAACGGCAGTATTCGTGTGCACAGTGAGCCGGGCCGGGGAACCGTTTTCACGATTCATCTTCCCGAATGCCCGGATGCGATACCTTCGGCCGGAGACGAAACGTTTACAAACCCATCATTTAAAGGAAAAGAGACCATTCTTCTGGTGGAGGATGAAAAACCGCTTCTTGAGCTGGGCCGGGAAACATTGGAGCAGATGGGGTATACGGTTTTAGCCACCGAGTCACCCAAACAAGCCATACGGATTGCAGCTGAGCACCCGGGTGAAATTCAGCTGCTCATGACGGATATCATCATGCCCGAAATGAACGGACTTGAACTTGCCAACACGCTGCTGCGTGAGCACCCCGGCATTAAATGCCTTTATGTATCAGGGTATACCACGGATATTTTTTCTTCCCACAAAGCATTGGACGGAAATGTGCATTTCCTTCAAAAACCCTTTACAAAAAAGGACCTGGAAAAGATGCTCCATACTATTTTGACCTGA
- a CDS encoding HDOD domain-containing protein, protein MPLIVTKVNQMLNDPNTTNTSLCKVIEKDQAIVFKMLQLVNSAFFGLREKISSTNEAAIILGFDAIRNIVLSLSTFNVLDHLFKKQSNPNFNIDRFWRHSIGVAVLSRYLSEKTAVGDPERCFVCGLLHDMGKLMLAHYFPDDFMNVVEYARQNELVYLDAEKKILPACHPEVGYFFLKKWELPPHLASTIYAHHSIQTGAAYFDETVIVNTGDGIINSYFPDFLNNNKSPGNVKYAYFDAHARKRFNVWIETAPKWFPKVELLIDDAWAFFL, encoded by the coding sequence TTGCCGTTAATTGTAACAAAAGTAAATCAAATGCTCAATGATCCAAACACAACCAACACCTCTTTATGCAAGGTGATTGAAAAGGATCAGGCCATTGTATTTAAAATGCTTCAGCTGGTAAATTCAGCGTTTTTCGGATTAAGGGAAAAAATTTCAAGTACCAATGAAGCGGCCATTATTTTGGGATTTGACGCCATACGAAATATTGTACTATCGCTTTCGACCTTTAATGTGTTGGACCATCTGTTTAAAAAACAATCAAATCCGAATTTCAACATTGACCGTTTCTGGCGGCATTCAATCGGCGTTGCAGTGCTCAGCAGATATCTATCAGAAAAAACTGCGGTGGGAGACCCTGAACGGTGTTTTGTCTGCGGATTGCTCCATGATATGGGAAAATTGATGCTGGCCCATTATTTCCCGGATGATTTCATGAATGTGGTCGAATATGCCCGGCAAAATGAATTGGTATACTTGGATGCCGAAAAAAAAATACTGCCGGCATGTCATCCCGAAGTCGGTTATTTTTTTTTAAAAAAATGGGAACTTCCGCCGCATCTGGCCAGTACAATCTATGCCCATCATTCAATCCAAACCGGCGCAGCCTACTTTGATGAAACTGTTATTGTGAATACGGGAGACGGCATCATTAACAGTTATTTCCCAGATTTTTTGAACAATAACAAATCCCCAGGAAACGTCAAATATGCATATTTTGATGCCCATGCCAGAAAACGGTTTAATGTTTGGATTGAAACGGCCCCCAAATGGTTCCCCAAGGTCGAACTTTTGATCGATGATGCATGGGCCTTTTTTCTATGA
- a CDS encoding ATP-binding protein: MAAISRPWQAFWVVTAVILLTDSFFIFINYLSAWQMLEQEIERRNEALRSGFQISLSASATNMQQIATYIANDIHVPASFLKGKLAVEKEGGGAGGNASARMREELFNHVKPGWEKMQENYDVRQLHFHLGPGSLSFLRTHAPNKFGDRMDQVRFTVVDCNATQKPTKGFETGRVYSGIRGVVPVFAEDPRTGKKIHVGALEAGTSMASIVNYLNSATGYHIAVLLNREHIEKYVWPEYLELRLKKDRIGDRLVIEQAGAEDRPLLKIPEMTDVIFNNRPQILSKRNPPLAISSFPFKDYHQSTLKHGKPVGHIVAWHDISPEIHNLKKGLLINVLYGLIVFALVETLLFVSWHLGIKKLEGIIRQRTQDLEETNRILQKEIRSRKAAETKFLHIFQEAPVCITSQTTKGDMFSMNPACAQLLGHDSGKALMDAIDHKGKNLFADPEEYVHFRKILKRNKVVENFEFKTGKKDGSEIWVSVNACIRADQSNADVQWIDSFIIDVNERKKLEKLKEEVDHITRHDLKGPLTGIINIPALIRMENNLTKTQEKHLENIKLAGFRMIEMINTSLNLYKMETGQYQFSPFDLDFKTLIQRVISELEGFSSQLEVFIRFNIQESAEHDNASFIAPGEEILCFTLFQNLLKNALEASPENETVWVYLSRDSQFIQIQIHNQGKVPDEIFASFFDKYATFGKSGGTGLGTYSAKLFTQIHGGQLEMDSSDSTGTTLTVRLPGGTLKGNRTENT; the protein is encoded by the coding sequence ATGGCAGCTATTTCCCGTCCGTGGCAGGCGTTCTGGGTTGTTACTGCGGTTATCCTTCTGACGGACTCTTTTTTCATATTTATCAATTATCTGTCTGCCTGGCAGATGCTGGAGCAGGAGATTGAAAGACGAAATGAGGCGTTGCGATCCGGATTTCAAATCTCACTGAGCGCCAGTGCCACCAATATGCAGCAGATCGCCACCTATATTGCCAATGACATTCATGTACCGGCAAGTTTTTTGAAGGGAAAGCTTGCCGTGGAAAAAGAAGGCGGCGGCGCCGGAGGTAACGCGTCCGCGCGTATGCGGGAAGAACTTTTTAATCATGTTAAACCCGGATGGGAAAAAATGCAGGAGAATTACGATGTCAGGCAACTGCATTTCCATTTAGGCCCCGGCTCTCTTTCTTTCCTCAGGACCCATGCGCCAAACAAATTCGGGGATCGCATGGATCAGGTCCGTTTCACGGTGGTGGACTGCAATGCCACCCAAAAACCCACCAAAGGGTTTGAAACGGGCCGGGTTTACTCAGGCATCCGGGGAGTCGTGCCCGTGTTTGCCGAAGATCCCCGGACAGGCAAAAAAATCCATGTGGGGGCACTTGAAGCCGGGACCTCCATGGCATCGATTGTGAACTATTTGAATTCAGCGACGGGATATCATATCGCCGTGCTGCTGAACCGGGAACATATAGAAAAATATGTCTGGCCCGAATATTTAGAATTACGACTGAAAAAGGATCGCATCGGTGACAGGCTTGTGATCGAACAAGCCGGCGCAGAAGACAGACCGCTTTTAAAAATACCTGAAATGACGGATGTTATTTTTAACAATCGACCCCAGATCCTGTCAAAGAGGAATCCCCCCCTTGCCATCAGCTCCTTTCCCTTCAAGGATTATCATCAATCCACCCTCAAGCATGGAAAACCCGTGGGCCATATTGTGGCCTGGCACGACATTTCGCCTGAGATTCACAACCTTAAAAAAGGCCTGTTGATAAACGTTTTGTACGGCCTTATTGTTTTTGCTCTGGTGGAGACGCTCCTTTTTGTTTCCTGGCACTTGGGGATCAAAAAACTTGAGGGCATTATCCGGCAAAGAACACAGGATCTTGAAGAGACCAACCGTATACTCCAAAAGGAGATCCGTTCCAGGAAAGCAGCAGAGACAAAGTTCCTGCATATTTTCCAGGAGGCACCGGTGTGCATCACAAGCCAGACAACCAAGGGCGACATGTTCTCAATGAATCCTGCATGTGCACAACTGCTTGGGCATGACTCCGGCAAGGCACTCATGGATGCCATAGACCATAAAGGAAAAAATCTGTTTGCTGATCCTGAAGAATACGTTCATTTTCGAAAAATTTTAAAACGGAATAAGGTCGTGGAAAATTTTGAGTTCAAAACCGGAAAAAAAGACGGCAGTGAAATCTGGGTCTCCGTCAACGCATGCATCAGAGCGGATCAGAGTAATGCGGATGTCCAATGGATTGACAGCTTTATCATTGATGTGAATGAGCGAAAAAAACTGGAGAAATTAAAAGAAGAGGTGGACCACATCACCCGGCATGATCTTAAAGGCCCCTTGACCGGTATCATCAATATCCCCGCCCTGATCCGCATGGAAAACAACCTGACAAAGACCCAGGAAAAACACCTGGAAAATATTAAGCTTGCCGGATTCAGAATGATTGAAATGATTAATACCTCGTTGAACCTTTATAAGATGGAAACAGGTCAGTATCAATTTTCTCCGTTTGATCTGGACTTTAAAACATTGATTCAAAGGGTGATTTCCGAGCTTGAAGGATTTTCGTCACAATTGGAGGTTTTTATCCGCTTTAACATCCAGGAGAGCGCCGAACACGACAATGCGTCATTCATAGCCCCCGGCGAAGAGATTCTTTGCTTCACCTTGTTCCAGAATTTATTAAAAAATGCCCTGGAGGCCAGTCCCGAAAATGAAACGGTATGGGTTTACCTCAGCCGGGACTCACAATTTATTCAAATTCAAATCCATAACCAGGGCAAAGTCCCGGATGAAATATTCGCAAGCTTTTTTGACAAATATGCCACCTTCGGCAAATCAGGGGGAACGGGGCTTGGTACATACTCCGCCAAACTTTTCACCCAGATCCATGGTGGGCAATTAGAGATGGACTCAAGTGATTCCACCGGAACCACACTGACCGTCCGCCTTCCTGGGGGTACCCTTAAAGGCAACCGGACTGAAAACACCTGA
- a CDS encoding PAS domain S-box protein, whose translation MFKYIFFLVCLLIVFFVDSCFAGFIGGAAVCFALFYNVYQQKKHQGTKIEQAQKIADQRFESLSNNIPGGFVFRFTLATDGTRQFSYISRGVQMLFNCSPEQIVNDPLLMLSRMDENSDALFRSVMAQSAENLSTITEEFKFDLNNGQTLWMQFNAHPVKEADGRIVWDGVGIDITGHKKTEHSLRQSEARFRNIFKESSAPVFLMADNKYIDANQAALDLLGYDTPEELDGITPEDISPKYQPDGILSDEKVKAVYEAAHNKGSHRFEWEHIKKDGTHFFVDVTLTPLRFSEKSFIHVSWMDITERKQMESRLKEYEAIVNSSDDAIISKTIYGTVLSWNRGAEKIFGYKADEIIGRPIKRLFPYDLWIQEQKILEKIKQGVNIDHFETRRLRKDGAVIDVSVTISPIFDKEGSVWAASKIARNITEKKRISFLLEEQRRQFKTLLETIPDLVWLKDNDGVFLFCNQRFESMLGVKAEQIVGKTDYDFFDQQVADAFRQRDKAAMEAGTATMNEEWVIFPSDGHTELLETIKTPLRNDKDEIIGILGIAHDITKKKQIEQELRNYRQHLEALVKSRTMELEAAKLQAESANRAKSTFLANMSHEIRTPMNAIIGFAHLIRGHIKDEEPQEMVSKIIRSGKHLLGIINDILDLSKIEEEALILEETTFLTSSVIDNVCSMVQDPIYHKGLQFIVNNDPELDTLPVIGDPLRLRQILVNYLGNAVKFTEAGSITLNAVVSQKHAHNVKLRFEVQDTGIGISVEQKSTVFDAFVQADSLTTRKHGGTGLGLAISRQLARMMGGDAGVDSELGKGSTFWFTAVLKLGDAKDLTTDVCEALTKLQDNARVLLVEDNEINQEVAKNILEQFGLSVDTAVNGRVACRKVEANLYDLILMDMQMPVMDGLEASRKIREMPNGVKVPIVALTANAFEEDRKRCEEAGMNGFVAKPFEPEQLHALLARWIPGRDGIEDHMGKGNQTEKSNLENSDGAHSHIDQKIGLKYVKEPQIFQKMLGKFVVQQADLPERIDTALKDQDMDSVRRMAHSLKGLAGTLGMQALQAIAESYENLVRNGAAPGELNASLDALKEEITAVCEQIRQMNIPIAVESNAAEPAQLQSMVSRLTDFLKKNDMRAYKIWEKAYPALASVINAEDLDTLKHQIENFDFFEALSTLENLIASYPEQFTAELNK comes from the coding sequence ATGTTTAAATACATCTTTTTTCTCGTCTGTCTGCTGATTGTGTTCTTTGTTGATTCATGCTTTGCCGGTTTCATCGGGGGGGCAGCCGTCTGCTTTGCCTTATTTTACAATGTCTATCAGCAAAAAAAACACCAGGGAACGAAGATTGAACAGGCACAAAAAATTGCCGATCAGCGGTTTGAGTCCTTGAGCAATAATATACCCGGGGGATTTGTTTTCCGTTTTACCCTGGCGACTGACGGCACAAGGCAGTTTTCTTACATCAGCCGGGGGGTACAAATGCTGTTTAACTGCTCCCCCGAGCAGATCGTAAATGATCCATTGTTGATGCTGTCACGTATGGATGAAAATTCCGATGCCCTTTTTAGATCCGTGATGGCCCAAAGTGCTGAAAATTTATCCACAATCACCGAGGAATTTAAGTTTGATCTGAACAATGGCCAAACGCTGTGGATGCAGTTTAATGCCCACCCGGTTAAAGAGGCCGATGGCCGCATTGTCTGGGACGGTGTCGGAATTGATATCACCGGACATAAAAAGACGGAACACAGCCTGCGGCAAAGCGAAGCACGATTTCGTAATATATTCAAGGAATCCAGCGCGCCGGTTTTTTTAATGGCGGATAACAAATATATTGATGCCAACCAGGCGGCCCTCGATCTTTTAGGGTACGATACGCCCGAAGAATTGGATGGCATCACTCCGGAAGATATTTCTCCCAAATACCAGCCCGACGGAATTTTATCCGATGAAAAAGTCAAAGCGGTTTATGAAGCAGCTCACAATAAGGGAAGCCATCGCTTTGAATGGGAACACATTAAAAAAGACGGCACTCATTTTTTTGTTGACGTGACGCTCACGCCCCTTCGTTTTAGTGAAAAGTCATTCATTCATGTCTCCTGGATGGACATCACGGAACGCAAACAGATGGAAAGCCGGTTAAAGGAGTATGAAGCCATCGTCAATTCGTCCGACGATGCCATTATTTCCAAAACCATATATGGCACGGTCCTCAGCTGGAACAGGGGGGCTGAAAAGATTTTTGGATATAAGGCGGATGAAATCATCGGACGCCCCATCAAACGTCTGTTTCCCTACGATTTATGGATACAGGAACAAAAAATTCTGGAGAAAATAAAACAGGGCGTCAATATCGATCATTTTGAAACCCGGCGGCTGCGCAAAGACGGTGCCGTTATTGACGTCTCGGTTACCATTTCTCCTATATTTGATAAAGAGGGATCTGTTTGGGCGGCATCCAAGATTGCCAGGAATATTACGGAGAAAAAGCGGATCAGCTTTTTACTTGAAGAGCAGCGGCGGCAATTTAAAACCCTTTTGGAGACCATTCCCGATCTTGTGTGGCTCAAGGACAATGACGGGGTGTTTTTGTTCTGCAATCAGCGGTTTGAAAGCATGTTGGGGGTCAAAGCCGAACAGATCGTGGGCAAAACCGACTATGATTTCTTTGATCAACAGGTTGCAGATGCGTTCAGGCAAAGGGACAAAGCCGCCATGGAGGCCGGGACGGCCACCATGAACGAGGAGTGGGTGATATTTCCTTCCGACGGCCATACGGAATTGCTGGAAACCATCAAAACCCCTTTAAGAAATGATAAGGATGAGATTATCGGTATCCTGGGGATTGCCCACGACATTACAAAGAAAAAACAGATCGAACAGGAGCTGCGCAATTATCGCCAGCATCTTGAAGCGCTGGTAAAATCAAGAACTATGGAGCTGGAAGCCGCCAAATTGCAGGCCGAATCCGCCAACCGAGCCAAGAGTACGTTCCTTGCCAATATGAGCCATGAAATCAGAACACCGATGAATGCCATTATCGGGTTTGCCCACCTGATCCGGGGGCATATCAAAGATGAGGAGCCCCAGGAGATGGTCTCCAAGATCATCCGCTCCGGTAAACATCTGTTGGGGATCATTAATGACATACTTGATCTGTCAAAAATTGAAGAGGAGGCTTTAATTTTGGAAGAGACCACTTTTTTAACGTCGAGCGTTATTGATAATGTCTGCAGCATGGTACAGGATCCGATTTACCATAAAGGACTTCAATTCATTGTAAACAATGATCCTGAACTGGATACGCTGCCGGTTATCGGCGATCCCCTGCGACTTCGACAGATACTGGTCAACTACCTTGGCAATGCAGTTAAATTTACCGAAGCGGGCAGTATTACGTTGAATGCGGTTGTCTCCCAAAAGCATGCCCATAATGTTAAATTACGCTTTGAGGTTCAAGATACCGGGATCGGTATCAGTGTTGAACAAAAAAGCACCGTGTTTGATGCATTTGTTCAGGCCGATTCCCTGACAACCCGTAAACATGGCGGTACGGGGCTGGGGTTGGCCATTTCCAGACAATTGGCCCGCATGATGGGCGGTGATGCCGGGGTTGACAGTGAACTTGGCAAGGGCAGCACCTTTTGGTTCACCGCGGTATTAAAACTTGGTGATGCCAAAGACCTCACAACAGACGTCTGTGAAGCGTTGACAAAACTTCAGGACAATGCCCGTGTGCTTTTGGTGGAAGACAATGAAATCAACCAGGAGGTGGCCAAAAATATCCTTGAACAGTTTGGTTTGTCCGTGGATACGGCAGTTAACGGCCGTGTGGCTTGCCGGAAAGTGGAAGCAAATCTTTACGACTTGATTCTAATGGATATGCAGATGCCGGTCATGGACGGCCTGGAGGCTTCCAGAAAAATAAGAGAGATGCCCAACGGGGTAAAAGTTCCCATTGTGGCATTAACCGCCAATGCATTTGAAGAAGACCGCAAACGCTGTGAGGAGGCCGGAATGAACGGTTTTGTTGCAAAACCCTTTGAACCTGAGCAATTGCATGCCCTACTGGCCCGGTGGATTCCCGGCCGCGACGGGATTGAGGATCACATGGGCAAGGGTAACCAGACCGAAAAATCAAACCTGGAAAACAGCGATGGGGCCCACAGTCACATTGACCAAAAAATCGGCCTGAAATATGTTAAAGAACCCCAAATTTTTCAAAAAATGCTGGGCAAATTTGTGGTGCAGCAGGCGGACCTTCCCGAACGTATTGACACCGCATTAAAGGACCAGGATATGGATTCGGTCCGGCGTATGGCCCATTCGCTTAAAGGGTTGGCCGGAACGCTGGGCATGCAGGCGCTTCAAGCCATTGCAGAGTCCTACGAAAATCTTGTGCGAAACGGTGCCGCCCCGGGCGAACTCAATGCGTCTTTAGATGCTTTAAAAGAGGAAATTACGGCAGTTTGTGAGCAGATCCGGCAGATGAATATACCCATAGCTGTTGAATCAAATGCTGCTGAGCCGGCCCAGCTTCAATCAATGGTCAGTCGGCTCACGGATTTTTTAAAGAAAAATGATATGAGGGCCTATAAAATCTGGGAAAAAGCATATCCGGCCCTGGCGAGCGTTATTAACGCTGAAGATCTAGATACCTTAAAGCATCAGATTGAAAATTTTGATTTTTTTGAGGCATTATCCACGTTGGAGAATCTTATCGCCAGTTACCCGGAACAGTTCACAGCCGAATTGAATAAATAA
- a CDS encoding EAL domain-containing protein — protein sequence MKDILFVDDDPKSLTSLKRLLRKYTAEWQFHISQSVDEGIRLIGEQKIDLVLCDILMPEKDGFEMLKALKADEKTKSIPVVMVTGMHDSKLKLKALGMGAADLLNKPIEKAELVTRISNGLKMKAYHDQILDQNLFLEQKIQERTRHAVMAAEIGSILVQGRDITKMAGECCTAIAHYLDAAFTQIWIIHDKRNQPELIASHGMYTPHDGKCSIVCPGFLKVKKIIKKKGPVLSNSIIGDPDIDDKMWLNQEKITGFAGHPLIVGGRMVGVVAMFSKNRIDNTALDAVASIADKIALGIDRKKAEEKAWFLAYHDTLTGLPNRQFFLKTLKSEVQYAGRYGKKFAVVLIDLDNFNQVNENLGHNTGDKCLQDISARLKNCLRASDMLARLTSKHTPMARMGGDEFIILLQNTNDIFEIGQACQRLLHEFNAPVHVKEKEIFISASIGAAVFPEDGTAPGVLLKNTETALYDAKKKGKHIFSFYSESMNQASMNLFEIGNNLRKAVTNQQFLLYFQPKIRLLENKIMGAEALIRWEIEAGKFIPPSEFIPIAEKNGMIVPIGQWVLDTACKVCRALQQKGHKNVHIAVNVSAIQLDQHDLADKVADILGRYKISPENIEFEITETLIMSNPEKAIENLKLLKQKGFTIALDDFGTGYSSLAYLQKLPIDYVKIDISFIRHILVSPNDKVMVKTIIDMAHNLGLQVIAEGVEEEGQIQLLEQLGCDIVQGFFFGRPMPEHDLLRLLDQEP from the coding sequence ATGAAGGATATCCTTTTCGTCGATGATGATCCCAAAAGCCTCACAAGTTTAAAACGTCTACTGCGAAAGTATACCGCCGAGTGGCAATTTCATATCTCCCAAAGCGTGGATGAAGGTATCCGCCTTATTGGCGAACAAAAAATTGACCTGGTGCTATGTGACATTCTCATGCCGGAAAAGGACGGTTTTGAAATGCTCAAAGCCCTCAAAGCCGATGAAAAAACAAAATCCATTCCGGTGGTGATGGTCACAGGGATGCATGATTCAAAGCTTAAGCTCAAAGCCCTGGGCATGGGTGCGGCAGATCTGCTCAATAAACCCATTGAAAAGGCGGAACTGGTCACACGAATCAGCAACGGCTTGAAAATGAAAGCGTACCACGACCAAATTCTTGACCAGAACCTTTTCCTTGAACAAAAAATACAGGAGAGAACCCGGCATGCCGTGATGGCTGCAGAAATCGGATCAATTCTTGTCCAGGGAAGGGATATCACCAAAATGGCCGGCGAATGCTGCACCGCCATCGCCCACTATCTTGATGCCGCATTTACCCAAATTTGGATCATACATGATAAAAGAAATCAACCCGAACTCATCGCAAGCCACGGGATGTATACCCCCCATGACGGAAAGTGCAGCATTGTTTGCCCGGGATTTTTGAAAGTAAAAAAAATTATCAAAAAGAAAGGCCCCGTGCTTTCCAATTCAATTATTGGAGACCCCGACATCGACGATAAAATGTGGCTAAACCAAGAAAAAATTACGGGCTTTGCAGGGCATCCCCTGATTGTCGGTGGACGAATGGTGGGGGTTGTGGCGATGTTTTCAAAAAACCGCATTGACAATACCGCGCTGGATGCCGTTGCCTCAATCGCAGACAAGATTGCATTGGGAATCGACAGAAAAAAGGCAGAGGAAAAAGCCTGGTTTTTAGCGTACCATGATACCCTGACCGGATTGCCGAACCGGCAATTCTTTTTAAAAACACTGAAATCCGAAGTCCAGTATGCAGGACGGTACGGTAAAAAATTTGCCGTGGTACTCATCGACCTTGATAACTTCAATCAGGTGAACGAAAATCTGGGCCACAACACCGGAGATAAATGTCTACAGGACATCTCGGCCAGATTAAAGAACTGCTTGAGAGCCAGTGACATGCTGGCCCGCCTGACGTCAAAACACACGCCCATGGCCCGTATGGGCGGAGATGAATTCATTATCCTCCTGCAAAATACAAATGATATTTTTGAAATCGGCCAGGCATGCCAAAGACTGCTTCACGAATTTAACGCACCGGTCCATGTGAAGGAAAAAGAGATTTTTATTTCCGCAAGTATTGGTGCGGCCGTATTCCCGGAAGACGGTACAGCCCCGGGCGTTTTATTAAAAAATACGGAAACCGCACTTTATGATGCCAAAAAAAAGGGGAAACACATTTTTTCCTTTTATTCAGAATCCATGAACCAGGCCTCAATGAATTTATTCGAGATCGGAAATAATCTGAGAAAAGCAGTAACCAATCAACAGTTCCTGCTATATTTCCAGCCAAAGATCAGACTTTTAGAAAACAAGATTATGGGCGCCGAAGCCTTGATCCGATGGGAAATAGAGGCGGGGAAATTTATTCCCCCTTCCGAGTTTATCCCGATTGCCGAAAAAAACGGCATGATTGTTCCCATTGGCCAATGGGTGCTTGATACGGCCTGCAAAGTCTGCCGGGCGTTGCAGCAAAAGGGACATAAAAATGTCCATATCGCAGTAAATGTGTCTGCAATACAACTGGACCAACACGATTTGGCCGATAAGGTGGCGGATATTCTTGGGCGATATAAAATTTCCCCGGAAAATATTGAGTTTGAGATCACTGAAACCCTTATCATGTCAAATCCGGAAAAAGCCATTGAGAACCTTAAGCTGCTAAAGCAAAAAGGGTTTACCATCGCCCTTGATGATTTTGGAACCGGATACTCTTCGTTGGCTTATCTTCAAAAACTTCCCATTGATTATGTAAAAATAGATATCTCGTTTATCAGGCATATCCTGGTTAGTCCCAACGATAAAGTCATGGTCAAAACAATTATTGATATGGCCCATAATTTAGGATTACAGGTCATTGCCGAAGGGGTTGAAGAAGAAGGGCAGATCCAACTTCTCGAACAATTGGGATGTGATATTGTCCAGGGGTTCTTTTTTGGCCGTCCCATGCCCGAGCACGATCTTTTACGATTACTTGATCAAGAGCCCTAA